One genomic region from Colletes latitarsis isolate SP2378_abdomen chromosome 10, iyColLati1, whole genome shotgun sequence encodes:
- the Pex1 gene encoding peroxisomal biogenesis factor 1: MQSERLVVKYVTVNNCFVYLPDTWIRKLETKENVIVIEHKNKTYYTSCNAGINPTNTLCLGTTFARSLNINEGDEVFVSSVKDLPLVTRVNVVPRTSDDREILEVQMEKVQSTLLNQIRVVAIGQPVVAWVSKFSSVTFIVESLEPSLRYGRLEQFTEVHVGEAVANTETEISTKNSKQFPSIVENLHDAFRKFLPFGVDPIDSEAQEDKAARNYELLQSFRKRKKPAIYRVHPMPRMTAVDKNAFDEIAGCPYHVFVPRSQAPKFANDFVICGARKVPEAKQHVDTTTTSFLATDEFSVPKLAAQLTVRLFILEDLLERSSNLDRNYFNVSSLYRSVYVSDSLRISLDLKIGGKMSLWQLESSQEVVPSAIELFSWRDSVPIESFENYVKMRTTQGLLINSCAALVLDDGNRCVVKISPENCTVATINEAILKRLRVHSRSVNEKSHLRMPDWLDREVPQLGKVSIRHLKNILSECQLSLDLSLGLRTQLGFEYDRENILIAGDVGSGKSTICKILVQFLQNAPYFVHTHVIDCKSLKGKKAEMFQKILTTVLTECAYYEPSILFLDDLESITNASTNDEENTPDAINASRITDLLVNTVKQYQGTHYVSVIATCAGVNKIGQKLRPARGFNFFRTLLSIRNLEKVDRIDILQLMLGDKLYVPGDVNWDYYGNKTEGWMVQDLIDMAEKAAFAAWKRHGTSRPPVAITEEDVSIGLKNCTPMSLQGIQLYKGGTHLWSDIGGLAEVKKSLIEILQWPLKYPEIFKNAPIKLQNGVLLYGMPGTGKTMLAKAIANECGVNLISVKGPELLSKYIGVSEESVRNVFERALRAKPCVLFFDEFDSLAPRRGHDSTGVTDRVVNQLLTQMDGVEDREGVAVVAASSRPDLLDPALLRPGRLDKALYCPIPDTTDRKEILAALCKTQNVDVVELDLKELADFTPGFTGADLNAVITQARLSAYEDAVATAPDGKIEAKDIVVSQKHLVDSVRSTQPSLSTVEKEKYKRIYTRFAGNDNFTEDIMKNQKATLA; the protein is encoded by the exons CTTGGCACCACGTTTGCCAGAAGTCTGAATATCAATGAAGGGGACGAAGTATTCGTGTCTTCAGTCAAAGATTTACCACTTGTAACGCGAGTCAACGTTGTACCCCGGACTTCGGACGACAGGGAAATTCTA GAAGTACAGATGGAAAAGGTGCAATCAACCCTGCTCAATCAAATTCGCGTGGTGGCGATAGGACAGCCGGTCGTCGCATGGGTATCGAAGTTCTCCTCTGTGACATTTATCGTAG AATCGTTGGAGCCAAGTTTGAGGTACGGAAGGCTCGAGCAGTTCACAGAGGTGCACGTGGGGGAGGCAGTAGCGAATACCGAGACAgagatttcgacgaaaaacagcAAACAGTTCCCAAGCATCGTAGAAAATTTGCACGACGCTTTCAGAAAGTTTCTGCCGTTTGGAGTCGATCCAATCGACTCCGAGGCGCAAGAAGACAAAGCGGCTAGGAACTACGAATTGCTGCAGAGCTTTCGAAAAAGGAAGAAACCAGCTATATATCGCGTTCATCCGATGCCAAGGATGACTGCCGTTGACAAGAACGCTTTCGACGAGATCGCGGGCTGTCCGTATCACGTGTTCGTGCCTAGGAGCCAGGCGCCAAAATTTGCAAATGATTTCGTGATCTGTGGCGCGAGGAAGGTGCCAGAGGCTAAACAACACGTGGACACGACCACCACTAGTTTTCTCGCGACGGATGAATTCTCTGTGCCAAAGTTAGCCGCCCAATTGACCGTCAGACTGTTCATCCTCGAGGATCTATTAGAGAGATCTTCCAATTTGGATAGAAACTACTTCAACGTTAGTTCGCTTTATAGAAGCGTCTACGTGTCGGACAGTCTGAGGATCAGTCTGGATTTGAAAATAGGAGGAAAGATGAGTCTGTGGCAGCTGGAATCTTCTCAGGAAGTCGTTCCATCTGCCATCGAACTGTTTTCGTGGAGAGACTCGGTGCCAATAGAAAGTTTCGAGAATTATGTCAAAATGCGTACGACTCAGGGGCTGCTGATCAATTCTTGCGCTGCCCTCGTTTTAGATGATGGCAATCGGTGCGTGGTAAAAATTTCGCCGGAAAATTGCACAGTGGCCACGATAAACGAGGCCATTTTGAAGAGATTACGGGTACACTCGAGATCGGTGAACGAGAAGAGCCATCTGCGAATGCCTGATTGGTTGGATCGGGAGGTTCCTCAGTTGGGAAAGGTTTCCATAAG ACATTTGAAAAACATTTTGTCGGAATGTCAACTTTCGCTCGATCTCAGTCTAGGCTTGCGTACGCAATTGGGTTTTGAATACGATCGAGAGAACATTTTAATTGCTGGAGATGTTGGCTCGGGCAAATCGACCATTTGCAAGATACTCGTTCAGTTTTTGCAAAATGCACCATATTTCGTGCATACGCACGTGATCGATTGTAAATCGTTGAAAG GGAAAAAGGCTGAGATGTTTCAAAAGATTTTGACGACCGTGCTGACCGAGTGTGCCTACTACGAACCTTCTATATTGTTTCTAGACGATCTAGAATCAATCACAAACGCGTCGACGAACGACGAAGAGAATACTCCGGACGCTATAAATGCTTCCAG GATCACGGATTTGCTAGTTAACACGGTGAAGCAGTATCAGGGAACTCATTACGTGTCAGTCATCGCGACGTGTGCTGGCGTTAACAAGATAGGCCAGAAATTAAGGCCAGCGAGAGGATTTAATTTCTTCAGGACACTTTTATCGATCCGGAATCTTGAGAAG GTGGACAGAATCGATATTTTGCAATTAATGCTCGGGGACAAGTTGTACGTGCCTGGAGACGTGAATTGGGATTACTATGGAAACAAGACTGAGGGATGGATGGTTCAGGATTTGATTGATATGGCGGAGAAAGCTGCGTTCGCCGCTTGGAAGCGTCACG GCACGTCGAGGCCGCCCGTCGCTATCACGGAAGAGGACGTGTCGATTGGCCTGAAGAATTGTACGCCGATGTCTTTGCAAGGCATACAATTGTACAAAGGCGGGACTCACCTTTGGTCGGATATCGGAGGACTGGCGGAGGTGAAAAAGTCACTCATAGAAATTCTACAGTGGCCGTTGAAGTATCCAGAAATATTTAAGAACGCGCCGATCAAGCTACAAAACGGCGTTTTGTTATACGGCATGCCTGGTACGGGGAAAACGATGCTGGCCAAGGCGATCGCCAACGAATGCGGTGTTAATTTAATTAGCGTGAAG GGTCCGGAGTTGCTATCGAAATATATCGGCGTCAGCGAGGAGTCTGTTAGGAACGTGTTCGAAAG AGCTCTCCGTGCTAAACCGTGCGTTCTGTTTTTTGACGAATTCGACAGTCTCGCCCCGAG ACGAGGCCACGATAGCACTGGCGTGACCGATAGAGTAGTGAACCAACTATTAACGCAAATGGATGGCGTGGAGGACAGAGAAGGAGTAGCAGTTGTCGCAGCGTCCTCGAGACCGGACTTGTTGGATCCAGCTCTTTTAAGACCTGGACGCCTCGACAAGGCGTTGTATTGCCCAATACCAGACACG ACGGACAGAAAGGAAATTTTAGCCGCGCTCTGCAAAACACAAAACGTGGACGTAGTTGAGTTAGATTTAAAGGAATTGGCGGATTTTACTCCTGGATTCACCGGTGCAGATTTGAATGCTGTGATCACACAGGCCAGATTGTCAGCTTACGAAGACGCAGTTGCTACAGCTCCC GACGGAAAAATCGAAGCTAAGGACATCGTCGTTTCCCAGAAGCATCTCGTCGACTCTGTCCGGTCCACCCAGCCCTCGTTGTCCACCGTCGAGAAGGAAAAGTACAAAAGAAT TTACACCAGGTTTGCAGGGAACGATAATTTTACGGAAGACATAATGAAAAATCAAAAAGCCACGTTAGCATGA